In one window of Denticeps clupeoides chromosome 2, fDenClu1.1, whole genome shotgun sequence DNA:
- the thtpa gene encoding thiamine-triphosphatase — translation MSVEVERKFVCDPEIQKTLKDVGAVCAGQRQFEDQYFDTADFSLTLRDFWLRRRDGCWELKCSTGSGIHKGNGAEGMCSRYREITSVPRIKAEVTALVKGGFGKAAGDHGELAASDISDKWLIEMNLSCFAKFTTQRCSFLLQDEENEGKVRIDLDQADFGYCVGEIEIIVSEGYDVQAALRKIEDTANKLGLTGEQRVQGKMDVYLQRYCPDHYAKLLNAHIL, via the exons ATGAGTGtggaagtggaacgaaaatTTGTCTGCGATCCAGAGATTCAGAAGACGTTAAAGGATGTTGGAG CCGTTTGTGCAGGCCAGCGGCAGTTTGAGGATCAGTATTTTGACACTGCAGACTTCAGCCTGACCCTGAGAGATTTCTGGCTGCGACGCAGGGATGGCTGCTGGGAGCTGAAATGCTCCACGGGCTCGGGAATCCACAAGGGGAATGGGGCCGAAGGAATGTGCTCCAGATACAGAGAAATCACAAGTGTACCCCGAATAAAAGCTGAGGTGACTGCACTTGTGAAGGGCGGATTTGGGAAGGCCGCAGGAGACCATGGTGAACTCGCCGCCTCAGATATTTCAGACAAATGGCTGATTGAGATGAACCTCAGCTGCTTTGCTAAGTTCACCACACAGCGGTGCTCGTTTTTGTTACAGGATGAGGAAAATGAGGGCAAAGTGCGCATCGATCTTGACCAAGCCGACTTTGGATATTGTGTGGGTGAAATAGAAATTATTGTTTCAGAAGGATATGATGTCCAGGCTGCGCTCAGGAAAATAGAGGATACTGCCAATAAACTTG GACTTACTGGTGAGCAGAGGGTTCAAGGGAAAATGGACGTCTATCTCCAAAGATACTGCCCAGATCACTATGCAAAACTGCTCAATGCTCATATATTATGA
- the dcaf11 gene encoding DDB1- and CUL4-associated factor 11, with the protein MGSQSSSGMSGRGSSGNPDQSESESNQNSSQRGRRTAERQSAAEEDVDLAQVLAYLLRRGQVRLVHGSGATGLQLVQTYSDSDEDSDGAWEGRLGDRYNPPVDPQPDTQDVDKSEIRTQILLATASSGLKSQHSFTHMLTEREQGRCRGSSFSHGECSRIRSHFLPNHVAHKETYQQKAFCGVYSDDGNMFLSACQDQNIRLYDTSRGRFALKRTVKARDVGWSVLDVCFTPDSRCVLYSSWSDYIHVCSVEGDSETHTALDLNPDERRFCVFSLAASTDGKEILGGANDGCLYVFDREQNKRTLKIDAHEDDVNTVAFADSSSQLLFSGSDDALCKVWDRRTLREDRPQPVGQLAGHRDGITFIHSKGDARYLISNSKDQSIKLWDVRKFSPKEGLAASRLAVTQQNWDYRWQQVPQRALKRHKLTGDTSVMTYRGHGVLHTLIRCRFSPEFSTGQKFIYTGCSTGKVVIYDVLTGCVVSRLTGHDACVRDVSWHPYQDNIVSCSWDGAVRLWEHRQTHPLDERRERGSVNEEDMRPGLKS; encoded by the exons ATGGGCTCACAGTCCAGTTCTGGGATGTCCGGTCGGGGATCCAGCGGCAACCCAGACCAGTCCGAATCAGAATCCAACCAGAACTCCAGCCAGAGAGGCCGCAGGACAGCAGAGAGGCAGTCAGCAGCTGAGGAAGACGTTGATTTAGCTCAAGTGCTGGCTTACCTACTGAGAAG GGGCCAGGTGAGGCTGGTCCATGGGAGTGGAGCGACAGGTCTACAGCTTGTCCAGACATATTCAGATTCTGATGAAGACAGTGATGGTGCTTGGGAAGGTCGACTAGGGGACCGATATAACCCACCTG TGGACCCTCAGCCAGACACTCAGGATGTGGACAAGAGTGAGATCCGGACACAGATCCTACTGGCCACTGCCTCATCTGGCTTGAAAAGCCAACACAGCTTCACCCACATGCTGACGGAG AGGGAGCAGGGTCGATGCAGAGGCTCCAGCTTTTCCCATGGAGAGTGCAGTCGCATTCGCTCACA TTTCCTGCCTAACCATGTTGCACACAAGGAGACATACCAGCAGAAAGCCTTCTGTGGCGTGTACAGTGATGATGGAAACATGTTTCTTTCTGCATGCCAAG ATCAAAACATTCGTCTGTACGACACCAGCAGGGGCCGCTTTGCCCTGAAGCGGACTGTAAAGGCGCGGGATGTCGGATGGAGTGTGCTCGATGTGTGCTTTACTCCAGACTCCCGCTGTGTCCTCTACTCCAGCTGGTCTGACTACA TCCATGTGTGCAGTGTTGAAGGTGACAGCGAAACCCACACAGCTCTGGACCTAAA TCCAGATGAAAGGAGGTTCTGTGTCTTTTCTCTTGCAGCCTCCACAGATGGAAAAGAAATTTTAGGAGG aGCAAACGATGGCTGCCTGTATGTCTTTGACCGTGAACAGAACAAAAGGACACTTAAG ATTGACGCTCACGAGGATGACGTGAACACTGTGGCATTTGCAGACAGCTCATCCCAGCTGCTGTTCTCGGGGAGTGACGATGCTCTGTGTAAAGTGTGGGACAGACGGACTCTGAGAGAGGACAGACCTCAGCCCGTCGGACAGCTGGCTGGACACAGAGACGGCATCACTTTTATTCACAGCAAA GGAGATGCTCGGTATCTCATTAGCAATTCTAAAGACCAGTCCATAAAGCTGTGGGATGTGCGGAAGTTCTCCCCTAAGGAGGGCCTGGCTGCCTCGCGCCTGGCAGTGACTCAGCAGAACTGGGACTACCGCTGGCAGCAGGTCCCCCAGAGAG CTTTAAAGCGACACAAGCTTACTGGCGACACCTCAGTGATGACATATCGTGGCCATGGTGTCCTGCACACACTCATCCGCTGCAGGTTCTCCCCAGAGTTCAGCACCGGCCAGAAGTTCATCTACACTGGCTGTTCCACTGGCAAAGTTGTCA TCTATGACGTGCTGACTGGTTGTGTAGTGTCCAGACTCACAGGCCATGATGCGTGTGTGAGGGATGTCAGCTGGCATCCATACCAGGACAACATTGTCAGTTGCTCT TGGGACGGAGCAGTGCGGCTGTGGGAGCACAGACAGACCCACCCACTggatgagaggagagagaggggcagtGTGAACGAGGAGGACATGAGGCCTGGACTAAAAAGCTGA
- the psme1 gene encoding proteasome activator complex subunit 1, with the protein MTSMDMSPESKKQVDGFCKKLTKEAEHLLSTFFPQKIAEMDALLQSSLSLQDPAALRSPLDIPVPDPAKEELKRKKKEEKDAKAGKKDKDSDKEDEDAPPPCGPISCNEKLETLLKEIKPHIQTLKEKLNTVSMWVQLQIPRIEDGNNFGVAVQEKVFELLTNTRTKIEAFQTQISKYYSERGDAVAKASKQPHVGDYRQLVHELDQYQYFELRIVVLEIRNTYAVLYDIISKNYDKIKKPRGDCKALIY; encoded by the exons ATGACTTCCATGGACATGAGCCCCGAATCTAAAAAGCAG GTGGATGGATTCTGCAAGAAGCTCACCAAGGAG gcgGAGCACCTGCTCTCAACGTTCTTCCCGCAAAAGATCGCAGAAATGGACGCGCTGCTGCAG TCTTCGCTCAGTCTGCAGGACCCGGCTGCTCTCAGGTCCCCCCTGGACATCCCCGTTCCAGACCCCGCgaaggaggagctgaagaggaagaagaaagaagag AAAGATGCCAAAGCGGGGAAGAAGGACAAGGACAGTGATAAGGAAGATGAGGACG ctcctcctccctGTGGTCCCATAAGCTGCAATGAGAAATTAGAGACTCTGCTGAAGGAGATCAAGCCCCACATTCAGACCCTCAAGGAGAAACTGAACACG GTGTCCATGTGGGTGCAGCTACAGATTCCCAGGATTGAGGATGGGAATAACTTTGGTGTGGCCGTGCAG GAGAAGGTATTTGAGTTGCTGACTAACACTCGCACCAAAATCGAGGCGTTTCAGACACAGATCTCAAA gtACTACAGCGAGAGGGGAGATGCTGTGGCCAAGGCCTCCAAACAGCCACATGTG GGAGATTACCGACAGCTTGTTCACGAGCTGGACCAGTACCAGTATTTTGAACTACGCATTGTGGTGTTGGAGATCCGCAACACATAC GCTGTGTTGTACGACATAATCAGCAAGAACTACGACAAAATCAAGAAACCCAGAGGAGACTGCAAGGCACTCATCTACTGA
- the pck2 gene encoding phosphoenolpyruvate carboxykinase [GTP], mitochondrial, translating to MSNLLMGVLRRRGGVGTTVVGIRSLASLSSLPPAVAEFVKGAVEECKPSKVHIVTGTVEESKDIMAGLEKEGMVKKLTKYENCWLARTDPKDVARVESKTVIVTKHQRDTIPIPSPGARSQLGSWLSESDFQKAREERFPGCMAGRTMYVIPFSMGPVNSSLAKFGVQVTDSPYVVASMGIMTRMGTPVLEKLAEGAEFVRCQHSLGRPFPLKAPLVNSWPCNAEKVLISHLPDSRQILSFGSGYGGNSLLGKKCFALRIASRIAKDEGWLAEHMLILGITSPQGVKRYIAAAFPSACGKTNLAMMKPALPGWKVECVGDDIAWMKFDSQGKLRAINPENGFFGVAPGTSMKTNPHAMATVAKNTVFTNVGETSDGGVWWEGLDPPAPGISLTDWHGKTWKPGSSTLCAHPNSRFCAPAAQCPIIDPLWESDEGVPIDAIIFGGRRPEGVPLVYETFNWRHGVFVGAAMRSESTAAAEHKGKVIMHDPFAMRPFFGYNFGDYLTHWLSMETRKGPTQLPKIFHVNWFRKDPKTGAFLWPGFGENARVLEWIFHRCGREREDEAARKTIVGWVPQNDAISLKGLSEKVDMGALFNLPKPFWQKEAQELRAYFSQQVGSDLPQQVDAELRSLEERVRD from the exons ATGTCGAATCTCCTGATGGGAGTTTTGAGGAG ACGGGGCGGTGTTGGGACCACTGTGGTGGGCATCCGCTCACTCGCGTCCCTGTCTTCCCTCCCTCCGGCTGTGGCAGAGTTTGTGAAGGGGGCAGTGGAAGAGTGCAAGCCCTCCAAAGTGCATATAGTGACTGGTACCGTGGAAGAGTCAAAAGATATTATGGCTGGCCTGGAGAAGGAGGGTATGGTGAAGAAGCTGACCAAGTATGAAAACTG CTGGCTGGCCAGGACAGACCCAAAAGATGTAGCCCGGGTGGAGAGCAAGACAGTCATTGTCACCAAGCACCAGAGAGACACTATTCCCATCCCAAGTCCTGGTGCTAGAAGTCAACTGGGAAGCTGGTTGAGTGAGAGTGACTTCCAGAAGGCCAGAGAAGAACGATTTCCTGGCTGCATGgcag gTCGTACCATGTATGTGATCCCTTTCAGCATGGGCCCTGTCAACTCTTCTCTGGCCAAGTTTGGTGTCCAGGTCACAGATTCTCCGTACGTGGTGGCCAGCATGGGCATCATGACTCGCATGGGCACCCCTGTCTTGGAAAAGCTGGCTGAGGGGGCAGAGTTTGTACGCTGCCAGCACTCGCTGGGCCGACCATTCCCATTGAAAG ctcccCTGGTCAACTCCTGGCCCTGTAATGCAGAAAAGGTACTGATCTCACACCTGCCGGACAGTCGGCAAATCCTGTCCTTTGGCAGTGGCTACGGGGGAAACTCACTGCTCGGGAAGAAGTGCTTCGCCCTGCGGATCGCTTCACGGATCGCAAAGGATGAGGGCTGGCTGGCAGAACACATGCTG ATCCTGGGAATCACAAGTCCTCAGGGAGTCAAACGCTACATTGCAGCCGCGTTCCCCAGTGCATGTGGGAAAACCAATCTGGCCATGATGAAGCCAGCACTCCCAGGCTGGAAGGTGGAGTGTGTGGGAGATGACATTGCTTGGATGAAGTTTGATAGTCAGG GAAAACTGCGAGCCATTAACCCAGAGAATGGCTTTTTTGGTGTAGCCCCTGGAACGTCCATGAAGACCAACCCCCATGCTATGGCGACAGTTGCCAAGAACACAGTCTTTACCAATGTTGGGGAGACGAGTGATGGTGGGGTGTGGTGGGAAGGCCTGGATCCACCTGCACCAGGCATCAGTCTGACAGACTGGCATGGCAAGACATGGAAGCCAG GTAGCTCCACCCTGTGTGCTCACCCCAACTCACGATTCTGCGCCCCAGCGGCCCAGTGCCCCATCATAGACCCACTGTGGGAGAGTGATGAAGGAGTGCCCATTGATGCAATAATTTTTGGAGGCAGAAGGCCAGAAG GTGTACCATTGGTTTACGAGACGTTTAACTGGCGTCATGGAGTATTTGTGGGAGCTGCTATGAGGTCTGAGTCCACGGCTGCTGCAGAGCACAAAG GTAAGGTCATCATGCATGACCCCTTCGCCATGCGCCCCTTCTTTGGCTACAACTTTGGTGACTACCTGACCCACTGGCTAAGCATGGAGACACGCAAGGGTCCCACCCAGCTACCCAAAATCTTCCACGTCAACTGGTTTCGCAAAGACCCCAAAACTGGAGCCTTCCTCTGGCCAGGCTTTGGCGAGAATGCCCGTGTTTTGGAGTGGATCTTCCACCGCTGTGGGCGGGAAAGGGAAGATGAGGCTGCCAGGAAGACCATTGTGGGATGGGTGCCACAAAACGATGCAATCAGCCTGAAAGGCCTGAGTGAAAAGGTGGATATGGGTGCACTGTTCAATCTGCCCAAACCCTTCTGGCAGAAGGAGGCCCAGGAACTACGGGCTTACTTCTCCCAGCAGGTGGGGTCAGACCTTCCCCAGCAGGTGGATGCCGAGCTGAGATCACTGGAGGAAAGGGTGAGGGACTGA